The nucleotide sequence TCCAGTTTCTTTATGTTTTTAACAAGGTTAACTAAACTTTTAATTTTGCTGCGACGCATTTGTTCCGACAAATAGTTTTCCCCAAGCTCCTTATACGGTTCTTTGCGAATAAGCATGTGGTAAACGATTACAATAATCGCATGTGCTACTGCGACTGCTGCTCGTTTTTTACCTCTTCTGGCTGCTATTCGGTGATATAACGACGATAAATAACAGTTTTTCATCCGCGCTATCGTGTGGGCCGCCTGAACTAGCTGCGACCTAAGCTGTGGATTGCCCGGCTTTGCTTTCCCAGATCTTCGCTTTCCGGCACTTTCGTTGTTCCCTGGAGCTAGACCAGACCATGCGGACACATGTTTGGCGCTTGGGAACCGGCTCATGTCAAGTCCTATTTCTGCCAATATTACTTGGGCAATCCGTTTCCCTATTCCCGGGATTGTATCTATTAGCTCCAGGGCTTGCTTAAAATTTTCGTCTTCTCGCTCTATCCTTTCCATCATCAAGTCTAGTGATGCTATTTGTTTGTCTAAGGCTTCAATAGCTTCAAGTTGGAT is from Thermosinus carboxydivorans Nor1 and encodes:
- a CDS encoding IS110 family transposase, producing the protein IQLEAIEALDKQIASLDLMMERIEREDENFKQALELIDTIPGIGKRIAQVILAEIGLDMSRFPSAKHVSAWSGLAPGNNESAGKRRSGKAKPGNPQLRSQLVQAAHTIARMKNCYLSSLYHRIAARRGKKRAAVAVAHAIIVIVYHMLIRKEPYKELGENYLSEQMRRSKIKSLVNLVKNIKKLDDDVQFIISDQSIRIIIGEEVKEFSMTG